A window from Candidatus Eremiobacterota bacterium encodes these proteins:
- the malQ gene encoding 4-alpha-glucanotransferase, whose protein sequence is MNARIARSYVDALGTERRAAAETVARFEELLGEAPHRIVAPALVLRAGQPLAVDLTLPAISWPETLHWTLLSEDGGAEEGSVPLRDAPVVFADHQAEVTYDTRRVTLAGPQPLGIHRLSLDVAAYAREVVHVVVVPERAHSPCGRTWGIALQLYTLRSARNAGIGDFADLRAVCRLLGARGASYVGINPLHAPFRGDAEAASPYAASSRRWLNWLYVAVDDVPEARDARVRAILEHPDRRENLADLRASADVEYASVAEAKDELLRACFAALEAHPARRREFAAWCEEQGEPLRRFAVFEALVARFGRDLAAWPAAYRSPGSPDVALFAAAGQSEVSYAKYLQWLAAEQLDALAADAAQHGVKLYRDLAVGVDLNAADVWADADAYVREVSVGAPPDVLNTLGQDWGLPPLDPRCLARDGYAELLALLQSNCHDAGALRIDHAFSLARLYWIPRGGGARSGTYVEYPLDDLRGIVALASARERCVVIGEDLGTVPEGFRERMEATGILSYRVLFFERHLDGTFAAPEEYPALALATSGTHDLPTIPAWLRAEDVALRADLGLLETVPAEERAARAKERTLLLDTLVAHGDLAPGERENDVAVVVAANRYLAATPCAIVMAQLDDVLEERRPVNVPGTSSQYPNWRRKLSASVEALESDPRLARLCTALNELRPREKT, encoded by the coding sequence GTGAACGCGCGCATCGCGCGCTCGTACGTCGATGCCCTCGGCACCGAGCGCCGCGCCGCGGCCGAGACCGTCGCGCGGTTCGAAGAGCTGCTCGGCGAAGCGCCGCACCGCATCGTCGCGCCGGCGCTGGTGCTGCGCGCCGGTCAGCCGCTGGCGGTCGATCTCACCCTGCCCGCGATCAGCTGGCCGGAGACGCTGCACTGGACGCTCCTGAGCGAGGACGGCGGCGCCGAAGAAGGGTCGGTTCCGCTGCGCGACGCGCCGGTGGTCTTCGCCGACCACCAGGCCGAGGTCACGTACGACACGCGCCGGGTCACGCTCGCCGGGCCGCAGCCGCTCGGCATTCATCGTCTGAGTCTCGACGTGGCCGCGTACGCGCGCGAGGTCGTGCACGTCGTCGTCGTTCCCGAGCGCGCTCATTCGCCGTGCGGGCGGACGTGGGGGATCGCGCTGCAGCTCTACACGCTGCGCAGCGCGCGCAACGCCGGAATCGGCGACTTCGCCGACCTGCGCGCGGTGTGCCGGCTGCTCGGCGCGCGCGGTGCCTCGTACGTCGGGATCAACCCGCTGCACGCGCCGTTTCGCGGCGACGCGGAAGCCGCCAGCCCGTACGCGGCCTCGTCGCGCCGCTGGCTGAACTGGCTCTACGTCGCGGTCGACGACGTGCCCGAAGCGCGGGACGCGCGCGTGCGCGCGATTCTCGAGCACCCTGACCGGCGCGAGAACCTCGCCGACCTCCGCGCGAGCGCCGACGTCGAGTACGCGTCCGTCGCGGAGGCGAAAGACGAATTGCTGCGCGCGTGCTTCGCCGCGCTCGAGGCGCACCCGGCGCGGCGCCGGGAGTTCGCCGCGTGGTGCGAAGAGCAGGGCGAGCCGCTGCGGCGTTTCGCCGTCTTCGAAGCGCTGGTCGCGCGCTTCGGCCGCGATCTGGCGGCGTGGCCGGCGGCGTACCGCTCACCGGGCTCGCCCGACGTCGCGCTGTTCGCGGCCGCCGGGCAGAGCGAGGTCTCGTACGCGAAATACCTGCAGTGGCTCGCCGCCGAGCAGCTCGACGCGCTCGCCGCCGACGCCGCGCAGCACGGCGTGAAGCTGTACCGCGACCTCGCCGTCGGGGTCGATCTGAACGCGGCGGACGTGTGGGCCGACGCGGACGCATACGTGCGCGAGGTCTCGGTCGGCGCGCCGCCCGACGTGCTGAACACGCTGGGCCAGGACTGGGGCCTGCCGCCGCTCGACCCGCGCTGCCTCGCGCGCGACGGCTACGCGGAACTGCTCGCGCTGCTGCAGTCGAACTGTCACGACGCCGGCGCATTGAGGATCGACCACGCCTTCTCGCTCGCGCGGCTGTACTGGATCCCGCGCGGCGGCGGCGCGCGCAGCGGAACGTACGTCGAGTACCCGCTCGACGATCTGCGCGGGATCGTCGCGCTGGCGAGCGCGCGCGAGCGCTGCGTGGTGATCGGCGAAGACCTCGGCACGGTCCCCGAAGGCTTTCGCGAGCGAATGGAAGCGACCGGAATTCTTTCGTACCGCGTGCTGTTCTTCGAGCGCCACCTCGACGGCACGTTCGCCGCGCCCGAGGAGTACCCGGCGCTCGCGCTGGCAACGTCGGGGACGCACGACCTGCCGACGATCCCCGCCTGGCTGCGCGCCGAGGACGTCGCGCTCCGCGCGGACCTGGGCTTGCTCGAAACCGTCCCGGCCGAGGAGCGCGCGGCGCGCGCGAAGGAGCGCACGTTGCTGCTCGACACGCTGGTCGCGCACGGCGACCTCGCGCCGGGCGAGCGCGAGAACGACGTCGCGGTCGTCGTCGCGGCGAACCGCTACCTGGCCGCGACGCCGTGCGCGATCGTGATGGCGCAGCTCGACGACGTGCTCGAGGAGCGCCGCCCGGTCAACGTCCCGGGAACCTCCTCGCAATACCCGAACTGGCGCCGGAAGCTGAGCGCGAGCGTCGAAGCGCTCGAGTCCGATCCGCGCCTCGCGCGCCTCTGCACCGCACTCAACGAACTCCGCCCACGTGAGAAGACGTGA